A single region of the Triticum dicoccoides isolate Atlit2015 ecotype Zavitan chromosome 2B, WEW_v2.0, whole genome shotgun sequence genome encodes:
- the LOC119360455 gene encoding sacsin-like, whose protein sequence is MDPGGTMLVEDFGRRVDLTRRIREVLANYPEGTTALRELMQNADNAGASRVRLCLDRRAHGACSLLAPALAQWQGPALLAHNDAAFTDDDFASISRIVDSKKASQVWKTGRFGYAPSLSPLSLPQ, encoded by the exons ATGGATCCGGGCGGAACGATGCTGGTGGAGGACTTCGGGCGGCGGGTGGACCTGACGCGACGCATCCGCGAGGTGCTGGCCAACTACCCAGAGGGCACCACCGCATTGCGGGAGCTCATGCAGAACGCCGACAACGCCGGGGCCTCGCGGGTTCGCCTCTGCCTCGACCGCCGCGCCCACGGGGCCTGCTCGCTGCTCGCCCCGGCCCTCGCGCAGTGGCAGGGGCCCGCCCTGCTCGCCCACAACGACGCtgccttcaccgacgacgacttcgccAGCATCTCCCGCATCGTCGACAgca agaaggCCTCCCAGGTCTGGAAGACCGGCCGCTTCGGGTATGCGCCCTCCctgtcccccctctctctccctcagtaG